The genome window AGCTTAATGGGCGTGCATAAATTTGATAAACAAGAACAGCTGAAATGGGAATTTGCGGTGATAGTTGCCATCGACAACGACACAGTAGACCGCACTTTACGTTTTGCGCTGGAGTATGAGTTTTAGTAGTTACTGGATTTTGTTGCTGCATAGCTTGCACTCGCCACAAAGTTGCAGTGCAACAGGGGATAGGAAGCGGATATATTCTCTGGTTAGACTTTAGTTCTTTATTCATTTCTGCTTTTTAGTAGCAAGTAAGGTCACAGCGTAAAGAGCATGGTCTGTGCAGACGACCACAAGTGTACTGGTTGAAATACCAGGCCTCTAATAGCGATCAAAATTCCCCCCTTAAGTCTCCCTTAAGTATTCACTTTTATGCTGGTCTCAACTAAAACCACAAGCCTGTTTATGTCTATGATCACCGCCGAAAAACCTTCTTTCTTTTCCAATTTGTTTTGCTTAGGCCCTTATCGCTATTTGATCCGTACTGCTGCGCTGGGTTTGGTGCTGTTGAGTCTGAGCAGGCTGGCTTTGGTGTTATGGCAATACGACAGAGTAGCCCAGACTGATGTGCTGACGCAGTTGTTTGTGCAGGGCCTGCGGGCCGATATTATCGTGATTTGTTTACTCTTGGTTGTGCCTGTGCTGCTTATTCCTCTCTCGTCAGTGCGAGGCTTAGGCAAGCTCTGGTTTCAGTTTAGTTATTTGTGGTGCCTGCTAGCATTAGTGCTATTGGTGTTTATGGAACTGGCATCACCGGCTTTTATTCTGCAATACGATGTGCGACCGAATCGGCTTTTTATCGAGTATCTGAAATACCCAAAAGAAGTGCTGTCGACTTTATGGTTTGGTTTTCGCTTGCCTTTAGTTTTAGGTGTTGTTGCGACTTTGGTGTTGACCTGGTTAATGCGGCAGATCTTTCGCTCTGGCAAATGCAGCCTGATTAGATGGTCCGTGGGTAAAACTGTTGGGCTTTGGTGTCTGGCCTTTATGTTGTTATTTGCCGGTATTCGTTCTACCACTGATCACAGGCCTGCTAATCCGGCCATTTTTGCTATTACTGCGGACGCTATGGTGAATTCGCTGGTTTTAAGTTCTGGGTATTCAGTGCTTTATGCTTTGTACAATCTGAAGCATGAAGCGCATTCCAGTGAGATCTATGGCAAATTGCCGACAGAACAAATGCTGAAGCAAAGTCTGGACTGGCCTTGGTTAAAATCTTATCAGTTTACCAACCCCAATTACCCCACAGCGCATTGGCAACAAGCGATGATCAAGCGTCCGAAGCCACTGAATTTGGTGATAGTGTTGCAGGAAAGTTTAGGTGCTACTTTTGTAAAGTCTTTAGGTGGTTTGGCCGTCACGCCGGAGCTTGAAAAGTTAAAACAGCAGGGCATCTGGTTTGAAAATTTGTATGCCACAGGCACCCGTTCTGTGCGTGGTATTGAAGCTGTAGTGGCTGGGTTTCCGCCGACACCAGCACAAAGCACAGTGAAGTTATCCAATAGCCAACAACATTTCACTACGCTTGCATCAATCCTTAAAGCCCAGGGCTACCAGACCCAGTTTGTGTATGGTGGTGAAGCGCATTTTGACAATATGCGCAGCTTTTTTACCGGTAATGGTGTGGATCAGATTGTGGATCAAAGCCAGATGCAAAACCCTGTGTTTACCGGCAGTTGGGGCGCCAGTGATGAGGACCTATTTGCTACTGCGCACCAACAATTAACGGCTTTGCATCAGCAGGATAAGCCATTTTTCAGTCTGATTTTTACCTCGAGCAATCATGAACCTTTTGAGTTTCCGGATGGCCGCATC of Rheinheimera sp. MM224 contains these proteins:
- a CDS encoding LTA synthase family protein; protein product: MSMITAEKPSFFSNLFCLGPYRYLIRTAALGLVLLSLSRLALVLWQYDRVAQTDVLTQLFVQGLRADIIVICLLLVVPVLLIPLSSVRGLGKLWFQFSYLWCLLALVLLVFMELASPAFILQYDVRPNRLFIEYLKYPKEVLSTLWFGFRLPLVLGVVATLVLTWLMRQIFRSGKCSLIRWSVGKTVGLWCLAFMLLFAGIRSTTDHRPANPAIFAITADAMVNSLVLSSGYSVLYALYNLKHEAHSSEIYGKLPTEQMLKQSLDWPWLKSYQFTNPNYPTAHWQQAMIKRPKPLNLVIVLQESLGATFVKSLGGLAVTPELEKLKQQGIWFENLYATGTRSVRGIEAVVAGFPPTPAQSTVKLSNSQQHFTTLASILKAQGYQTQFVYGGEAHFDNMRSFFTGNGVDQIVDQSQMQNPVFTGSWGASDEDLFATAHQQLTALHQQDKPFFSLIFTSSNHEPFEFPDGRIDLNEEPKATVNNAVKYADWAMGQFFKKAKQSDYWQDTLFLIVADHDNRVYGDNLIPVEKFHIPGLILGADTKPELLKTLASQIDLAPTLLSMMGISSCHTMTGRDFTLDNTSPGRALLQFENYFALMQQKTQQQELVILKPDGESVAGFYQPQQQKLDLSAQAVSLSDKNQALALVQLPSYLYREQKNSSSALCGQH